TTGGAAATCCTCCACAAAGGTGCCGTCAAATCTCCCGCCCGGCCCGCCCGTGCGCGTGCCGGGGCGAAGCTGATAGCCGGACTTGAGCCGCTTCACCGGGCTGTTCGTGTCGCGCGCATCCGAGTGGCCCCACGGGCCGTAGATTGGGAAGCCATCCGCCGCCCATCCAGCGAGCGCGACTTTTTGTTTGCCCTCCGTGACGCGCTCGATCAGCCCGGTCGGCATGCCGTGGTAATGATACGCGCCCGTCGGCTGCACATGGGCGTTGTGACGGTCGATGCCGAGTTTTTGGGGCCCACTGATCGGGTCGTAAGTCCAGCCGGACTGCGGGTCCATCTGCCACCACTCGGCGGCGTCGGGGTCGAAGACCACGCCATTGAGCGCGACGCCAAACGGGTGCATGCGCAGCCGTGTGAACGTGGCGTTCTCCCTCGGCCCGAGCGGCACGCGGAAGTTGTAACTCTGCGGCGCGAGCAGATTCGGGTTGCCGCGATTCGGGAACTGACCGGGCAGATGGTCGGGCAAACCGTTGGCGCGAATGACCCGGTAGCCCGCGTCGATGGTGATCGTGGCTACGCTGGCGGCGGGGCTCTTGCCGTCGCCCGCGGGCGCGGCCTGGTTCTTGCCGCCCTTTGGGCCGCCGAAGCCCTGCCCCTTCGCGTCCCCGGGGCCCTTCGACTGCGCGACGACGAAGACGGCAAGCACAAGCGCGATGCTGGCGCACACCAGCGGGCTGGAATTGGGGCCGGGTTTTGGGTGCATTGGATTGCCGGGCAACCTTGCCCGAGATTACAAAAAAATCCGAGCCTTAATCGTCGCGCGACAACGTCAGGCCACTGCGGGCAAGTGCCCGTCGTGTTTGGGTTGCGCGCATTCCCCGTCGAGCCGGTGGATCAACGCCGCAAGTTGTGATGGCAGCAACGGCCGGGCAAATGTGGGGGCAGGCAAAGGCGTCCGCCGCGGCCACCGCCCGCCGGCCGCGTATTGCACGCAGTCGCTTCACTGATACACTCGCCGCATGAACCCGCTGCGATTTCTCCTCGCGCTCGCCCTCGTCGCGGTTGAACTTCCGCTCCGTTCCGCTGACCGTCCCAACATCCTCTACATCCTCTGCGACGACCTCGGCTACGGCGACGTCCGCGCACTCAATCCCAACGGCAAGATTGCCACGCCGCACATGGACCGCATCGCGCGCGAGGGGATGATCTTCGCCGACGCGCACTCGCCGTCGTCGGTCTGCTCGCCGACGCGCTACGGCATCATGACCGGCCGCTACAACTGGCGCACACGCCTCCAGTCCGGCGTGCTCGGTGGCCTGAGCCCGCGGCTCATCGAACCCGGCCGCCTCACCGTCGCCTCGTTCCTCAAGCAGCACGGCTATCACACCGCCGCCATCGGCAAATGGCACCTCGGCATGGATTGGGAAAAACTCCGGGGCAAGGACGTCTCCGAACTCAACATCGAAACGCCCGCGCAGGTCCGCAACGTGGACTACTCCAAGCCCATCGCCAACGGCCCGAACGCCGTCGGCTTCGACTACTACTTCGGCCTCAGCGCCTCGCTCGACATGGTGCCCTACACGTTCATCGAGAACGACCGCGTCACCAAGCTGCCGACCGTGGACAAGGAGTTCCCGCTCTTCCTCGGCCGCGCACAGGGCCGCTGCCGGCCTGGCCCTGCCGCGCCGGACTTCGAGGTCGAGGACGTGCTGCCCACGCTCACGCGCAAGGCGCTGGATTTCGTCATCAAGCACGCGGAAAGCCCGGACAAGAAGTCCGTGCCGTTCTTCCTCTATCTCCCGCTCACCTCGCCGCACACCCCCATCGTGCCGACGAAGGAATGGCAGGGAAGAAGCGGGCTTAACTTCTACGCGGACTTCGTGATGCAGACCGACGCCGCCATCGGCCAACTGCTCGACGCGCTCGACCGCCTCGGCCTCGCGAAGAACACCATCGTCCTCCTCACCAGCGACAACGGCTGCTCGCCGCAGGCGGACTTCCCCGCGCTGCTCGCCAAGGGCCACAACCCCAGCCACGCCTTCCGCGGGCACAAGGCCGACATCTTCGACGGCGGACACCGCGTCCCCTTCCTCGTGCGCTGGCCGGCGCGCATAAAGCCCGGCGCCACCAGCACCCAGGTCATCTGCCTCACCGACCTGCTCGCGACCGTCGCCGACATGCTCGGCGCGAAGCTGCCCGACAACGCCGGCGAGGACAGCGTGAGCTTCCTGCCCGCGCTGCTCGGCAAGGACACGCGGCCGCTGCGCGAAGCTGTCGTGCATCATTCCATCAACGGCTCCTTCGCCATCCGGCAGGGGAACTGGAAACTCGAACTCTGCCCCGGCTCCGGCGGGTGGAGCGCGCCGCGCCCCGGCCAGGCCGACACCACCGCGCTGCCGCTCGTGCAGCTCTTCGACTTCCGCCACGACGTCGGCGAGACGAATAACGTGCAGTCCCGGCACCCCGAGGTCGTCGCGCAACTCACGAAGCTGCTTGAGAAATACGTGGCCGACGGCCGCAGCACGCCCGGCGCGCCGCAGAAGAACACCGTCGAACCCGACATCTGGAAGGCCGGCAAACAGGCGCACCAGCCGCCCGCCGGCAAGAAGGGGAAGAAGCAATGAACCACAACCGCATCCGCTCGATTGCCCTGGCCATCGTTTCAATCTCCGGGATTCTCTGTCCCACACTCGAAGCCGCCGAGCCCAAGGCCCGCGTTTTCCGCGCGGGAGCGGCCACGAGTAACATCACGCCGGCCATCGGCGCGGGTATCGTCGGCGGGTTCACCGTCCCGGCCTCGACGCACATCCACGATGAGCTTCACGCGCGCTGTCTCGTGCTCGACGACGGCCAGACCAAGCTTGCCGTCGCGATCATTGACAGCGTTTCCGTGAACCGCGAGGTGCTCGACGAGGCGAAGCGCCTCGCCAGCGAGTCCACCGGCATCGCACCGGAGCGCATGATGATGGCCGCCACGCACACGCACTCCGGCCCGAGCGCGCGCGGGGCGAGCGCGTTCAACTTCGGCCAGCCGCTCGACGATTATCAGTCCTTCCTCGCGCGCCGCATCGCGGATGGCGTCCGCCGCGCGCACAACAACCTCGCGCCCGCGCGCATCGGCTGGGGCACGGGCGAGCTGCCGCAGCACGTGTTCAACCGCCGCTGGCACATGAAGCCGGGCACGAAACTGGTGAACCCCTTCGGCGGCGAGGACAAGGTGATGATGAACCCCGGCGTCGGGAACACGAACCTGCTCGCGCCCGCCGGTCCCGTGGACCCGGGCGTGACGTTCCTCTCCGTGCAGTCCACGAACGGCCGGCCCATCTCGTTGCTCGCGAACTACTCGCTGCACTACGTCGGCGGCGTGCCCGGCACGCACATCTCGGCCGATTACTTCGGCGTGTTCTGCGACCGCATCCAGCAACTGCTCGGCGCCGACCGGCTCGACCCGCCGTTCGTCGGGCTGCTGTCCAACGGCACGTGCGCCGACGTGAACAACATCAACTTCCGCGGCCCTGCGGTCGCGCGCGCGCCTTACGAGAAGATGCGACTCGTGGCGGACGACCTCGCGCACGAGGTCATGCGCTCGCTCAAGACCGTGCAACACCGCGACTGGGTCGGGTTGAAGTCCGCGCAGTCCGAACTGGCGTTGAAGGTCCGCAAGCCTTCGCCCGAGCTGGTCGCGCGCTCGAAGGACGTGCTCGCCCGGCCGAAGACGGTTTCACCCATCCATCGCCACGAGGAGACTTATGCGCAGCGGGCGTTGCAGATGGGCGAATGGCCGGACGAGGTGAGCGTGGTGCTGCAGGCGTTCCGCATCGGCGAACTGGCGGTGGCGGCGATCCCGTTTGAGACGTTCGCGGAGACCGGGCTGGAGTTGAAGGCGACGAGCCCGTTCAAGCCGACGTTCACCATCGAACTGGCGAACGGCGGCTACGGCTACCTGCCCACGCCCGAGCAGCACGAACTCGGCGGCTACGAAACGTGGCTCGGCACGAGCCGCGTCGAGAAGGACGCCACGCGCAAGATTGTGGCGAAGCTGCTGGAGTTGTTGGCGCGGGTGAAGTGAGGCAGTTGCGTCACGACACATTGGACCTTGCGCGGTCGGCACGGGCTGCGAATCTTCCGCCGCATGTTCGACAATCTCACGGGCAAGCTTCAGTCGGTGTTCCGCCATCTGCGCGGCCTCGGGAAAATCTCCGAGGCAAACATCGCCGAGGCGTTGCGCGAGGTGCGGCTGGCGCTGCTGGACGCGGACGTCAACTTCAAGGTCGCGCGCGATTTCATCGAGCGGGTGAAGGTGAAATCGCTCGGCGTCGAGGTGGTGCAGACGGTGCAGCCGGGGCAGCAGGTGATCAAGATCATCCACGACGAACTCGTGGAACTGCTCGGCTCGACGAACGCCGGGCTCAACCTGTCCGCCTCGCCCGCGTGCGTGATGCTCGTGGGGTTGCACGGCTCGGGCAAGACGACGTCGACGGGCAAGCTCGCGCGGCTGCTGCAAAAGCAGGGCCGTCAGCCGCTGCTCGTGGCATGCGACGTGTATCGGCCCGCGGCGATGGACCAGCTCGAGACGCTCGGCAAACCGCTCGACCTGCCGGTTTTCCTCAGGCGCGGCGAGACGGACGTGACGCGCATCGCGACCGAGGCGATGGATTTCGCCAAGGCGAACAATCGCAACGTGCTGCTGCTCGACACGGCGGGCCGGTTGCAGATTGACGAGCCGCTTGTGCAGGAGCTCGTGCGCCTGCGCGACCTGATGCGCCCGCAGGAAATCCTGCTCGTCCTCGACGCCGCGACGGGCCAGGAGGCGGTGAGCGTGGCGACGCACTTCGACGGCGCGCTCGGGTTGACGGGCGCGATCCTTACCAAGCTCGACGGCGACGCGCGGGGCGGCGCGGCGCTTTCGCTCAAGGCGGTGACGGGCAAGCCGATCAAGTTCGCGGGCACGGGCGAAAAGCTGGAGGACTTCGAACCGTTTCATCCCGAGCGCATGGCGGGGCGCATCCTCGGCATGGGCGACGTGGTGAGCCTGGTGGAGCGGGCGGCCGAGGCGATCCAGGAGGAGGACGCCAAGAAGCTCGAGGAGAAGATGCGAAGGGGGGAGTTCACGCTGGAGGATTTCCTCGATCAATTGCGGCAGATGAAGAAGCTCGGCCCGCTGGAGAACATCGTCGGCCTGCTGCCCGGCGGCGACCAGATGCTCAAGGGCGCGGACCTGTCCAAGGGCGAGCGGGAGTTTCGCCGGATGGAGGGGATGATCTGCGCGATGACGCCGAAGGAGCGGAAGCTGCCGCAAATCCTGAACGCCCGGCGGCGCCAGCGCATCGCGAAGGGCAGCGGCGTGTCGGTGACGGAACTCAACACACTGCTGAACAAGTTCGGCCAGATGCAGCAGATGATGCGGAAGATGGGGAAGTTCCAGAAGATGATGTCGCGGATGGGCGGGAAGCTGCCGGGCAGATTTTAGCCAGGCGCGCGCCAGAAGATGAAGGAGCGCGGGCTTCAGCCCGCTTCAGCATCCATCCACGCAAGGGCCCGACGCGACTCCACCGCGACCGCCGGCTTGCGGCAGGTGTGCGTCACCCGGGCTGGGTCCCGAGGGTTTTTCCAGACTCGCATTCGGGCTCATGCCATTGGCGGGCGCTTTCTGGTAGTGCCGGCGGGCGGGGCTGGCGGAAGAGCGCGAGTTCCTCCTTCGAAACAGGGGACGGCCTTGGCTTCTGGCGCGGCGACGCGGGCGCGGGCGCGGGCGGCGGCAAGCTCGCGGGCGAGGCGCCCGACCTCGGCGGCATCGGCTAGCTTACCTCTTTTTTTCGCCGCCGGCCTTGAGCGCGTCGTTGAGTTTTTTCTGGAGGTCGTCGCGCTCCTTCTCGAGTTGCTTCAGCTTGGAGGCGTCGACGGTCGCGAGGCCGGGGTCGGTGAGGAGTGTCTCCATCTTCTTGTTGTCCTTTTGGAGCGCCTCGTTCTGGACTTGCGTGGCCTTGAGCTCGGTCTTCACCGCGGCGAGTTGGGCTTGGAGGTCCTGCACTTTCGGCAGGGCGCCGACTTGCCTCGAGAGTTCGCCGACCTGTCGCTTGAGGCCTTCGTTTTGGGTCTTGAGCATCGGGAGTTCGCGCTTCTCGTCCTCGATTTGCTTTTGGAGCGCGTCCTTCTCCTTGGCGAGGCCTGAGAGTTTGGCGGTCTGCTGTTCGAGCGTGATCTTCTGGATGTCGAGGTCTTTCTGGATCAGTTTCACGCGATCCTGCGCCTTGGCCATCTCGGCGGGGTCGACGTCTTTGGGGCGGGCGGCGAGCGCCTCGCGGAGTTTCGCCTCGGCATCGCGCATGGCAGCCTCGGCGCGTTCCTTGTCGGCGCGGAAGCCGATGATCTGCTGGTCCTTGTCGAAGAGCGCCTTCTCAAGCCCTGAAATCCTGCCGATAAGCGGGTCCATCGTGCCGGGCGGGAGGATGGGCTTGGGCATCGCGGTGCCGGGGAACTGCTGCATGAGCGGCGTGATGCGGTCGGTGATGTATTTGAGTCGGAAGTTGAGGACGTTCACGTTCCACGACGGGAAGGCGGACTGGATTTTCTTCAAGCCGTCCTGCGCCTCGAGGTATTTCTCCAGGGATTCGCGGCCCTTGCCGTCCGCGCGGAGGGCGTCGGCTTGCACGATGAGGTTGAAAATCCGGACGTATTGGTCCTCCTGCGCGGAAGCGGAGGGAGCCAGCACGAGCGAAAGGGACAGTCCAGCCAGGGCGAGTAGGCGTTTCATGGGCTCGACCTATGCCACACGGGGGAATTTTTGGCAACGGGTTTAATCAACTCATTGCCGGGAGCGATGAGCCCGCGCGAATCCTCACGGGGACGCCGCGCAGAAGGCGATGAAGCCGAGGAGCGCCGCGCCTTCGAGCAGGGTGAGCGAGAGCGCGATGCGCGCGCATTGACGGTCAGGCGCCTTGCCCCAAGCCTGGTCGGTGTAGATGAGCGCCGCGGGCAAACCGCCGAGAACGAGGCTCGGACCGAGCCACGACAACGGGTGCCCTCAGCAGAACACTGGCGTGAGCCCGGCCCCGGCCGGGGCGACGGCGGCGAGCAGCAACGCGACCTTGCCGGAGGGGGTGCGGCCCGATGCGAAGAAGCTTCCGAGCGCGAAACCAATCGCAGGGATGGCGACAAAGAAAAGGACGGCTTGAAACATGAGGAGGTGGGTTGCGTGTTGTCGCCGCATTCACCGCCCGGCGGCGACAGAACTCAACGAAAAAAATCTTCCGGGCGGGATTCGCGGACGGGGCTTGCGTTCAAGCGGTGTCTGCACTTTCCTCTGGCGCGTCCATCGGCCGGCAGGAATTCCGCCGGTCAACCCGAAGCCCCGAGGGGCGCCAAGCACTTTGAAAGCCGTCATTCTCGCAGCCGGAAAAGGCACGCGCATGGGCGAACTCACGCACCAGACGCCCAAGCCCATGCTGCACGTGCTCGGCAGGCCCATTCTCGAGCACATCATCCGCGGGCTGGCCGCGGCGGGCGTGCATGATTTCTGCATCGTCACGGGCTGGCGCGCCGAGGTCATCGAGAAGGGCTTTGGTGACGGCTCATGGCTCAAGCTCAACATCACCATCCATTACGCGCGACAAGAAGTGCAGGACGGCACCGGCAAGGCGCCCGAAGTGGCGAAGGAATTTCTCGGCGGCGAGACGTTCTTCCTCACCTACGGCGACATCCTCGTGCGGCCGGAGACCTACATCCAGATGATCCGGCGATGGGGCGAGGCGCCGTTCTCGGGGCTGATGACCGTGACGGGCAGCGAAGATGTGACCAAGGGCGGGCTGGTGTTCTTCGACGACGAATTCTGCCTGCGGCGCATCGTGGAGAAGCCGACGCCCACAGACCTGGAGCAACTGCGCGCCGGCGGCTGGCTCCGGCCCGGCCAGACGGCGTGGTATAACGCGGGGATCCAGATTTTCAGGCCGTCGCTCTTCGACTTCACCTCGCGGCTCAAGAAATCACCGCGCGGCGAATACGAGTTGACCGACGCCATCAGCGCCATGGTCTCGGGCGGGCACCGCATCGCGGGGCTGGAAATCCTAGGCCGTTGGGTGGATGTGCGCGACCCGCAAGTGCTCGGCGCGCTCGACCGAGGCGAGCTGTGACCGGCGGCTCGGCGCGGCCAAATGAGGGCTTGCAATGGGGGGCTCCTCCGCTAACTTCCCGCCTCCGCCGACCTGCTTCCGGACGGCACACATCGAAGACCACTTATGCCGAGCGCGAACGACCTCCGAAAGGGAATGGCCATCAAGCACAACAACGACGTGACCGTTGTGCTCGATTGCCAGCACCGCACGCCGGGCAACCTGCGCGCGTTCGTGCAGGTCACGCTCCGCAGCATCAAGACCGGCAAGACGGCCGACCTGCGCTTCAGCTCCAACGAGCGCATCGAGGTCGTCCCGCTCAACACGCGCAAGATGGAGTTCAGCTACAAGGACGGCGATGACTTTGTTTTCTCGGACCCGGAGACTTTCGAGACGGTGACGCTCTCGCCTGAGTTCGTCGGGGATTCGGCGAACTACCTCACGGAAAACGGCAGCGTGGTCGCGACGTTCATCGAGGACAAGCCGGTGTCCATCGAAGTGCCGCCCAGCGTGGTGCTCGTGGTCAAGGACGCACCCGAGGGCATCCGCGGCGACTCGGCAAACAACGTGCAGAAGATGATCACGCTGGAGACCGGCATCGAGATCCAGGCGCCGCTGTTCATCAAGACCGGCGAGAAGATCCGCGTGGACACGCGCTCGGGCAAATACATCGAGCGGGCATAGCCGCGGGCAGCCGCGCGTTCGGAACGGCAAGGCCCGCCGCAAGGCGGGCCTGCTGCATTTTCAGGCGGGACGCGGGAGGATCAATTCTCAACCAGCTTGATGATGCGCGCCTGGGACGCGCGCTTGCGCTGGGTTTCGTCGAGGAGGCGTTTGCGGAGGCGGAGGTTTTTGGGCGTGGCCTCGACGTATTCGTCGGGGCCGATGTATTCGAGCGCGCGCTCGAGGGAGAGGATGAGCGGCGCGGTGAGCTGGATGCCCTTGCCGTCGCCTTGCGACCGCATGTTCGTGAGCTTCTTTGCCTTGCACGGGTTGACGGGGATGTCGTTCTCGCGGGCGTTCTCGCCGACGATCATGCCGGCGTAAATGGCGTCACCGGGCTGGACCATGAGGCGGCCGCGTTCCTGGATCATGTTCAGCGCGTAAGCCATCGCCTCGCCTTGTTCCATGCTGACGAGCGAACCGTTCTTGCGCGCGGCGATTTCGCCGCGGTCAGGGCCGTATTCGTGGAAGAGGTGGCTCATGACGCCAAGGCCGCGGGTGGTGTTGACCAGGTCGGTCTCGAAGCCGATGAGGCCGCGCATGGGGATGAGCGCCTCGATGGTGACCTGGTCGGCGTGATGGTGCATGCCGCTGATCTCCGCCTTGCGGCCGGCGAGGTTCTCCATGATCGCGCCCATGTGCTCCTGCGGGATTTCGAGGAACAGCTTCTCGATGGGCTCAAACAGGCTGCCGGTGGCGTTTTTCTTGTAGAGCACCTCGGGGCGGGACACGAGGACCTCGTAGCCTTCGCGGCGCATCTGCTCGACGAGGATGGCGATCTGCATTTCGCCGCGGCCGGAGACGGCGAAGACCTTCGGGTCGCTGGTCTGCGCGATGCGGAGGGCGACATTGGTGCGGACTTCGCGCAGGAGGCGCTCCCAGATGTGGCGCGCGGTGACCAGCTTGCCGTCAAGCCCGGCGAGCGGGCCGTCGTTGACGGCGAATTCCATCTGAATTGTCGGCGGGTCAATGGGGATGTAGGGCAGCGCGGCGCGGGCCTCCGAGTCGCAAATCGTCTCGCCGATGAAGACATCCTCGAAGCCGGTGAGCCCGACGATGTCGCCGGCGTGGGCTTCCTGCACTTCGATGCGCTTCATGCCTTCGAAGTGGTAGATGGCGGTGATCTTGCCCTTGGAAATGCGGCCGTCGCCGTGGCGGCAGATGGCCGGGTCGCCGAGCTTGACCTTGCCCTCGTAGATTTTGCCGAAGGCGATGCGGCCGAGATAGTCGCTGTAGTCGAGGTTGGCCACGAGCACCTGGAAGCCCTCGCCCGCGCGCGCCCGCGGCGGCGGGATGTGCTTGGTGATGGAGTCGAAGAGCGGCTCCATGGTGCCGGAGATGTGCTCCAACTCGGTCTTCGCGTAGCCGGCCTTGGCGGAGCAGTAGATGAACGGGAAATCGAGCTGCTCGTCGGTGGCATTCAGCGACATGAAAAGGTCGAAGACCTGGTCGAGCACCTTCCTGGGGTTGGCGTTCTCGCGGTCGATCTTGTTGATGACGACGATGGGCTTGGCGCCGGCCTCGAGGGCTTTGCGCAGCACGAAGCGTGTCTGCGCCTGCGGGCCGTCGGCGGCGTCCACCACGAGCAGCACGCCGTCAATCATGTTCATGATGCGCTCGACCTCGCCGCCGAAGTCCGCGTGACCCGGCGTGTCCACGATGTTGACGTGGTAGTTCTTGTATCTGAACGCGGCGTTCTTGGCGCGGATGGTGATGCCCTTTTCCTTTTCGAGGTCCATCGAATCCATGAGGCGTTCCTCGGAGGATTCGTGCTGGTTGGCGCGGAAGGTGCCGGACTGCTTGAGGAGACAATCCACGAGCGTGGTCTTGCCATGGTCCACGTGGGCGATAATGGCGATGTTTCGGATGTGCTGCATGAGCGTGGTGCGCGGTGCGTGAAGAAAACCGGAGCCGATCCCCGCTGCTTCGCGATCCCGGCGGTGCGCGCCGGGCCGCGTAAGATGGACGTTCCGGTGGAAAGGTCAAGCCCTGCGGCGGCCGCTCAGGGAGCTTTGGCTTCGGGCTCGGCGCGGGGATTGGCTGTGCCCTCGGGCAGAAACGGCTTCTCGAAGGCGTCGAAGAAGTCGTATCCGCCCTTGAAATCCTCGCGGCTGTCCTTGTCGGTCTTCCCGAGGAGGTTGGCCTCGATCATGTTGAAAACGAGGTCGCCGAAGTCCTCGCAGCGCTGGACGCCCCATTCGTCGAAGACCACGCGGGCCATCGGTCCGAATTGTTCAAGGGCGAACTGCCGGATGCCTTCGAGCAACTCCTGCCCGCTCACGTGCCGCGGCTGGGATTTCTGGGACTTGAGCAGGCTGCGCTGCGTGTGGTCGAGGGCGTCGCGGATGAAGTGGTAGGCGTCGCGCCGGAAGCGCGGATCCTTCGCGACGAGGTCGTCGAGCACGGCGTCAATATCAAGGTTCTTGTGCATGGCGGGTTGGAGGCGGCCCGGTGTTGGACGGGGCGGGAGCGTGGGACGTTCGAAAGAGCTTCACGGCCAGACCGGCGAGGAGCAGGAGCGCGAGCGTGACGATCACGAGCTGCTCCTGGCGCGTGAGGCGGTTCACGGCGCGAGGATAGCGCGGGGCGGTGCGGGTGCAATCGCGCGCTTCGATCGCCGCGCCCGCGGCATCGGCGATGCCCTCCGCGACATTGCGGCTTGCTTCGACATTTCCGCTGAATTACAAAGGAATGAAAACATGGACTTGCCCTTCATCATCAATGGTCGGGGCAAACGTGACCAGGTTGTCGCGGTGGATTTCGGCTCCCGGATCACCAAAGCCGTCCACGTCCAGCGCGCCGGCGGCGGCTACAGATTCCTTGGCTTCGTCTGCGTCGAGGCCCCGACGTCCGGCGACAAGCCCCCGACGAAGGAAGTCCTCACGGCGCACCTCAAGAAAGTCCTCGATTCGCTCGGCGCGCACGCCAAGCAAGTCTGCCTCGTCGTGGGCGTGGGCGATTCGGAACTGCGGTTCGCCGAGATGCCGCTCGTGCCCGTCGACGAATTGCGCGGCGTGCTCCGCATCGCGGGCAAGAACTACGTGCAGCAGGACTTGAAGGACAGCCTGTTCGACTGCCACCTGCTCCAGCCCAAGGACGTCTCGAAGGGCGAAAAGGTAAAGGGCGTCGCCAAGACGCGAGTCGTCATCGGCATCGCGAAGAAGGACTTTGTCGAACACCTCGAAGGCGTGGCTCGTGGTGCGGGCGTGCAAGTGGACCAGGTGACCCTCGGCTATGTCGGCCCCGCGAACGCCTTCGAGATGGCGATGCCCGAGGTGTTCGCCAAGGAAGTGGTGGCCCTCGTGGACATCGGCTACCGCAACACCACCATCAGCATCCTGCAATCCGGCCAGCTCATGCTCAGCCGCGTGGTGGCGTTCGGCGCGCAGCGGCTCACCGCGAGCCTTGCCGAGGCGATGGGCGTGACGCCCGACGAAATCCAGCTCGGCAAGCAGCCCATGACGCCCGAGGTGGAATCCGCCGCGATTGCCATCCTGCTCCCGCTCGGCCGCGAGCTCCGGGCCTCGGTCGATTTCATCGACCACCAACTCGACAAGCCCGTGAGCCAGGTCTTCTTCAGCGGCGGTCCCGCGCGGGAGAACGCGATTGTGCAGGCGTTGCAGACGGAGTTGATGGTGCCGTGCCAGGCGTGGAACCCGACGAGCTTCCTGACGCTCTCGC
This genomic window from Verrucomicrobiota bacterium contains:
- a CDS encoding YHYH protein — translated: MHPKPGPNSSPLVCASIALVLAVFVVAQSKGPGDAKGQGFGGPKGGKNQAAPAGDGKSPAASVATITIDAGYRVIRANGLPDHLPGQFPNRGNPNLLAPQSYNFRVPLGPRENATFTRLRMHPFGVALNGVVFDPDAAEWWQMDPQSGWTYDPISGPQKLGIDRHNAHVQPTGAYHYHGMPTGLIERVTEGKQKVALAGWAADGFPIYGPWGHSDARDTNSPVKRLKSGYQLRPGTRTGGPGGRFDGTFVEDFQFVKGAGDLDEANGRAGVTPEFPKGTYHYVLTDDFPFIPRLYKGTPDASFFRGGPGGGPGGKKGPPGKAKGAPPLGK
- a CDS encoding arylsulfatase — protein: MNPLRFLLALALVAVELPLRSADRPNILYILCDDLGYGDVRALNPNGKIATPHMDRIAREGMIFADAHSPSSVCSPTRYGIMTGRYNWRTRLQSGVLGGLSPRLIEPGRLTVASFLKQHGYHTAAIGKWHLGMDWEKLRGKDVSELNIETPAQVRNVDYSKPIANGPNAVGFDYYFGLSASLDMVPYTFIENDRVTKLPTVDKEFPLFLGRAQGRCRPGPAAPDFEVEDVLPTLTRKALDFVIKHAESPDKKSVPFFLYLPLTSPHTPIVPTKEWQGRSGLNFYADFVMQTDAAIGQLLDALDRLGLAKNTIVLLTSDNGCSPQADFPALLAKGHNPSHAFRGHKADIFDGGHRVPFLVRWPARIKPGATSTQVICLTDLLATVADMLGAKLPDNAGEDSVSFLPALLGKDTRPLREAVVHHSINGSFAIRQGNWKLELCPGSGGWSAPRPGQADTTALPLVQLFDFRHDVGETNNVQSRHPEVVAQLTKLLEKYVADGRSTPGAPQKNTVEPDIWKAGKQAHQPPAGKKGKKQ
- a CDS encoding signal recognition particle protein, which codes for MFDNLTGKLQSVFRHLRGLGKISEANIAEALREVRLALLDADVNFKVARDFIERVKVKSLGVEVVQTVQPGQQVIKIIHDELVELLGSTNAGLNLSASPACVMLVGLHGSGKTTSTGKLARLLQKQGRQPLLVACDVYRPAAMDQLETLGKPLDLPVFLRRGETDVTRIATEAMDFAKANNRNVLLLDTAGRLQIDEPLVQELVRLRDLMRPQEILLVLDAATGQEAVSVATHFDGALGLTGAILTKLDGDARGGAALSLKAVTGKPIKFAGTGEKLEDFEPFHPERMAGRILGMGDVVSLVERAAEAIQEEDAKKLEEKMRRGEFTLEDFLDQLRQMKKLGPLENIVGLLPGGDQMLKGADLSKGEREFRRMEGMICAMTPKERKLPQILNARRRQRIAKGSGVSVTELNTLLNKFGQMQQMMRKMGKFQKMMSRMGGKLPGRF
- a CDS encoding nucleotidyltransferase family protein, with the protein product MRRWVACCRRIHRPAATELNEKNLPGGIRGRGLRSSGVCTFLWRVHRPAGIPPVNPKPRGAPSTLKAVILAAGKGTRMGELTHQTPKPMLHVLGRPILEHIIRGLAAAGVHDFCIVTGWRAEVIEKGFGDGSWLKLNITIHYARQEVQDGTGKAPEVAKEFLGGETFFLTYGDILVRPETYIQMIRRWGEAPFSGLMTVTGSEDVTKGGLVFFDDEFCLRRIVEKPTPTDLEQLRAGGWLRPGQTAWYNAGIQIFRPSLFDFTSRLKKSPRGEYELTDAISAMVSGGHRIAGLEILGRWVDVRDPQVLGALDRGEL
- the efp gene encoding elongation factor P, with amino-acid sequence MPSANDLRKGMAIKHNNDVTVVLDCQHRTPGNLRAFVQVTLRSIKTGKTADLRFSSNERIEVVPLNTRKMEFSYKDGDDFVFSDPETFETVTLSPEFVGDSANYLTENGSVVATFIEDKPVSIEVPPSVVLVVKDAPEGIRGDSANNVQKMITLETGIEIQAPLFIKTGEKIRVDTRSGKYIERA
- the typA gene encoding translational GTPase TypA produces the protein MQHIRNIAIIAHVDHGKTTLVDCLLKQSGTFRANQHESSEERLMDSMDLEKEKGITIRAKNAAFRYKNYHVNIVDTPGHADFGGEVERIMNMIDGVLLVVDAADGPQAQTRFVLRKALEAGAKPIVVINKIDRENANPRKVLDQVFDLFMSLNATDEQLDFPFIYCSAKAGYAKTELEHISGTMEPLFDSITKHIPPPRARAGEGFQVLVANLDYSDYLGRIAFGKIYEGKVKLGDPAICRHGDGRISKGKITAIYHFEGMKRIEVQEAHAGDIVGLTGFEDVFIGETICDSEARAALPYIPIDPPTIQMEFAVNDGPLAGLDGKLVTARHIWERLLREVRTNVALRIAQTSDPKVFAVSGRGEMQIAILVEQMRREGYEVLVSRPEVLYKKNATGSLFEPIEKLFLEIPQEHMGAIMENLAGRKAEISGMHHHADQVTIEALIPMRGLIGFETDLVNTTRGLGVMSHLFHEYGPDRGEIAARKNGSLVSMEQGEAMAYALNMIQERGRLMVQPGDAIYAGMIVGENARENDIPVNPCKAKKLTNMRSQGDGKGIQLTAPLILSLERALEYIGPDEYVEATPKNLRLRKRLLDETQRKRASQARIIKLVEN